DNA from Alnus glutinosa chromosome 2, dhAlnGlut1.1, whole genome shotgun sequence:
ATAAGGCTTCATTCTTGTTGGAGGTATGTCAATTGATAATGTCctgtttttatcattttattttggaaattAATTCCTATGACTcaaaattgacttttttttttgataagtgactCATATTTATATGCAGGTTATAGAGTACATTCAATTTTTACAGGAAAAGTTGAATATGTACGAAGGACAATACCATGAGTGGAGTAAGGAGCCAAAAAAATTGATACCATGGGTAAAACTCTGATGGTGGACATGTGTGTCTCTGTTTTTGCACATTAATGCGTAGATGGGCTTCAGGTTTTGTATCTaagaggatgttttgatttcttaTGTGACAAAATTTCAACCAGAATAAGTGTTTGCAGCTGCATGCTAAATTCAAGTCACACCTTCTATTTTCCAGTGCAAATGCTGTTTACGAATTAATTTGTTTCATTAATATGTGATTGTTGCTATATGTTATTGTTGTATGAAATGTTGATTTTTAGAGTTATTCGCCTATGAAAATTAATGTTTATAGCTTTGTTGTTGACCCCTCCCCCCCCTCCTTGTTTCTTAACTTTTTAGATTCACCAAAGACATGCTATTTTTAgtcccccccccaccccccaaccccatccagaaaataaaaaaggcttGGTGTGATTCTTGGTTTATAGTATCCCAAAGGATCAATGGAGATGTCCACATATTACAGTAATTGATTTTCCTTCCCGAAAGTTGAAGATTTGTTCTCCATAATTATGTGACAAGCCAAACTGAATTTAGAACTTGGCCGGTTGGGGATTCATGTATTTTTTTACCTGCAAATTTGCATGAGCGCAGAGATATGTTTGTTGGCTGTTGCTCGTGTGGAAATACATGCTCATTCAAATATAGTGGTGTGTGTCTTTATGGATTTCATGTGGTGTTTGTTCCTTGGGAACTGATATGCGTACTCTACTATTTGAGGAGAAAGGTAGTCTTGTACTTGATGCTCTTTGCGTGAATGGATAATCTGTAGATGATGCCCTGggaaacaaaaacaacacaagcatGGATGTTCTTTCTCTATAATGAAGTCATGTATtgcaaatatgataaatacTATTAGACTTTTGGGGCTTGTTGATTGCCAGTGTGTTAAAAGGAAATTTATTTATGATGTCTTGCATTTGCTTGCAACAGAGAAATCATCatggccctgcagaaaattttACGGATCATTCACAAGTTATAAAGAATGGTTTTGGCATTGAGAATAATGTTTCCCCCCCAGCCGTTCTCACAAAAGCACAGAGCTCTCCAGAATCTGAATTGGGCACAACTGCCGTTTTTAAAGCGTCGGATCAGCCCACTGGGTCAGCTGTTCCAGCTGTTCCTTTGAACGTGCAAATGAAGCCAAACATGTTCGATCCAGTTGATAGGGGTGGAATGCCCACCAATTCTTTGCAGGAATCCGTTTCTGATGCTGAAAACACGCCTGCCCAGACCCAGTCCCAATGGTGGTATGCTAGACCGTATGCAACTGAGCATACTGTTCCAATTAATACGCTGCATGAACAGGAGGAGCTGGCTGTTCATAGTGGATCAGATAGCACCTCAAGTGCCTATTCTCAAGAGTGagcattattcttttttcctttctttttcctcttaatttatttaatgacaTTTGCTTGGTATAAATTCCTTTATATCTGCCATTTTCAAGAGTGTATAGAACGTCTTTTGTGAAGAACTTACGGGCATGTTTGGTAAAgtttttgaaaagagttttcgGTTCTGGTTTTTGAAAGAGTTCTTGTAGGGTTTGTTTGGGCtcctttgggtttttttttttgggtttgtttgggctCTTCTTTGGGCTATCTTTTAGTTGCTTCTGATACTACCGGTGTACTAAAGGGtgtcttacgctttttaataaaactttttttacttatcaaaaaaaaaagagaaaggaaattgATAAGTGTATTTATGAGAGACacatttgaaaaagtgttgccTGTGGGatttatagaagaaaatttCTTTGGTAAACTGAAAGTGtttctaaaaagcaaaaaactgaGAAGTGTTCTCAAAacataaaggaaaagaaagaaaaaaaacatatttttaaaactgAGAAAGGTTTCGTCCCAATGTTGActcctcttttccttggaaTAGCATTTGGATGTTTAAGGCTCCTTTGAGGTTGACTTTTTTTACTTGGACaacatcatctttttttttttaaaaatgaataacaTCCTTAGGAAAAATTCTCACTATAGATAATCTCTGCAAGCGTCACATCATAGTGATGGattagtgttgtatgtgtaaaaagagaggaaaaacacTTGATTGCCTCCTTCATTGTGATATTGTGAGAGAGTTGTAGAATTTGGTTTTTCATATGTTTGGAGTAGAGTGAGTTATgcctagatgggtggtggaGCTCTTGGCGTGCTGGAAAGGAAGGTTATGTCAGAATGATTTTAACATTATTTGGAATGTAATCCCTTCTCATTCTATGTGATTCATCTGGAGAGAAATGAATGCTCGAAGTTTCGAAGATTGCAAGAAGACGAGTTTGAAGCTGCAACTGTGGTTTCTTGAATCACTCTTTGAGTGGAACTCTGTTAACGCGCCCCTCTCAATATCTGAATTTGTTGATTTATGTGCTCTTCTTCCTCATTCTTGATCTTGATGGGTGTTTTTATCTTGTTTAGATCCTGTATACTTAAGATGCGCTCCTTtcacttttaatgaatttgctttacttataaaaaattgtttttttaaaaaagaaaaaagaaaaaaagctgtGGTAATTATTGTCTGAAGAAGTGTTTTTCGGTGTTTGAAACTGAAAAGAGTTTTTAAAACTTTGCCAAACACCCCTATGTTTTTATGAATTTCTTGTGCATCTCTATAGTGACTTTGTTAACTGCACAGTGTGTCTTGTAGCTTATGCTTGCTGGATTATACGTAGAAGCATGCTTGTCCTAGCTCGAAGGTCTGAAACCAAATCCAGTGGAAAATTTGGAAAAGTACCTGTGGTTACACGGGTACTAGCTCCAATAAGGAGGGTTTCTATTAGAGAATAATATTTAGATGTTAGGATTTTATCCCAAGAGGATAGACCAATGTTATTTTTGAAAGGGTATTGTTTTTTATCCCCCTGTATATCTCCAACTTTGTATTCTCAAGACACTCTTTGGCAAGGACTGCTATAATTTGGTATGCGTATAAATGGAATTATGTATGCTGTTGCTGAGTGGTTTTTGGTGTTGAACAGGATACTGAATTCTCTGACCCGAGCACTGCAATCTTCGGGTGTTGATTTGTCAAAAGCCAGCATTTCAGTGCAAATCAATGTTGGTAAACCTGCAAATAGTGGACTGATCGGTATAGCATCTGATTCAAAGGTTTGTTTTTAATTAGAGATCCCTTTCTTACTACCTCTGCTATCTACTGTTGCTATGAAAATGGTTCTTAATTCTTAAATAAATCTAATGGGAATATCTGTTGCATTGATGCCCCCGTTTTTCCAAATGGACTTCTTATGACATTGGTCGGCGATATTcttttttccccattttcttGGGTCATAGATGCTGACTCCTTTCTTTCTTGTGCTAGAATGATAACTTGTCTTCTTTCGTATATTGATAACAATGATAACTTTTGTTCCTTCAGGACCATGAGAAACAGTCTTTGAATTGCCAAGTGATTGCACATACTTCAGTTGGTAGCTGCAGCCATGAGTCTGATCTGGCTCATAAGAGGCTCAGAACAGAAGAAAGCTAATGTATTATTCTGGTctccatttttttctctctctaattttaattttgttcctctttttctttttctttttttcctgagGGGTGGAGGGGTTATTTTTGGGGCGGGCCCTGAGGAGTGGGGGTTGGTGTTCATTTTTGCCATGTCATAGTCCGCAGACAACTAGGCCCAGATCAATTGTAAATGTTGCTGTTCTTTGATTTGCCCGGTTGCATGGACTATCCCCTAGAGAAGTgtgtaatattatattattttctttgtacCTCAAATTCAGATCGATGATTCCATTCATATATAATGAGAAGCTGATTTTATCTTTCGAACGCGATTCTCGCGTTGTGTTGCTCTGTTTTGTGTGAAAACAAACTACTCTTTTCTGTGTCATCAAAACTTCGATGTTGCCATTAGAGATTCTCTTTCTGCCTTTGTTGCTGTTGGTACTAGCTCAGATGGTTCAATCCTCTTTGCAAAAGCCACTTTTGGTACCCTTTTGTGAACCGAATGAAGGAGAAGCCAATGCAGCCCTTCTTGCTGTTAACACTGCCATTGAATTCAAGTATGATAGTATTATCCTAGAAGGGAATTCCCTCGCTGTAATATTTGGCCTCCAAAACAATCATCTCACGACAGATTGGAGAATCTCCcctgttgtttttattttttattttataagtatcCTCTGTTGTTTCTAACACCCTTGGTCTTCTCAACTCCCTCAGCAGCTGGAGAGCATCAAGATCCACAGGAGAGCAAATTTTTTGTGCTCACAATATTGGCtcgtctttaaaaaaaaaaaaaaaattaaataatggagCATTATATACATCGTTAAATGCACTAACTTTAAACTTTTGACAATGAAATAGATattatcaatttcaaatgaaataaataggatACTTGTCTATCTTGGTCCACTAGTACAAGCATTTATCTTTGTTGTTGCGATCAAACCTCCTTAGATAATCGTTTTTAGGGTTGTATTTGAATCGTGATGAGTCGAGTTTGGGGCTGCCGGATTTGGCTCCAATACATAGAATATGGGCTCTACCTTGGCTTAAGCCGAGTTTTGAAGGGTTGTTCGGATGCAGCTTGTTAAGAGCCTATTTGAGTTTGAATTTGGCTTGAACTTGGCTAGCTTAACAAGCCGAGCCTCCAATCGAACTGCTCGATTGgagttttataataatttttatttcaaaaaagaaaaaaattcaaattcagtACAATTTTAACTTTGATCTATATTTCACATTCTAAATTGAACGTTTGTAGTGTTACATGTGTTATGTTTactatgttaatatttatacacTATAATTATAGAATcctatatttataaaactttcatatatatacatgagcAAATTAACGATTCGAGCCGAATGAGTCGAGTCGAACTTATACAAGCCGAGCTCACGAGCTTTGTCTAAgccgagccgagtttatacgaatatgtctcatttaatatacGAACAgattattgtgttcacgaatgacttatttatttttcgaataAAGACCGAATCGAGCTTAAGCACGTCGAGTCGAACCGAATTTATGAGCAGCCGGGCTCCTCTAACACCCCAATACGTTTTGAATTTTGTCACTTGTAGCCTCGCTGATGCCCATCTGTTCGGCTACAACTATAAAACCACTATTTATTGTGGCCTTCTCTTGGCCTTTGTGCTAAGAAGTTATTGGATTGGGTTTCTGTTCatttccaattttatttggttttcctttgttttgtacTGGTTAGGTTGCGGTGTCAATGGATAGAGAAACTTGTTTTCAATGGATAGAGAAACTTGGAGATAATAAACTGAAGTGAAAACAGAAACATATGGCTATGGTGGATTTGGAGCGGAAGAACTTGGAGAcaaactagtttttctttggGTGAAGAATAGAAAATTTCTAGGTTGTGTGACTTGTGAAATATGGTCAAGTATTTTGGGTGCGGTGACTCCCACCccactttctttttcaaagtcgCAATTGGTCATAATTGTGAAGTTGTTAGACTTGTTTACAAAGGAGTTGGCAATTTAATTCTAACAGCCTTTGTTTGTATGCTTGATGTCTTCTAGGATCGACATCTGGCTTCCACCAGACTAAATGCTCTTCACGATCATTTTCTTAATACAATTTATACAAGTTAAACATTAATTCTATGTTGGTGATCAAACACTCTTCATCATTAAGAAGTTGAATTACAATAAAATTGAGAGCAACTATCTTATCTTTAATCAAGATGGAAATCCCACTAATGACTTCACTGAAACTTTACTCACCTACTTCTTTGACACTGGTTTTGTGTTTGAAGTGCTCAACAGCCACCCAATACCTCCTCAGGCGATTATGTTTTCAATAATGTATGGCCAAACCTAAGAGTTTTTCCGGTGGATCATCACCCACAAACATATATTTTGGCTCTTTTGGATTAGTCATCACATCATCTCCCTAGACgacattttctttttgtctctcTTGATAAAAAAGTGTAAGCTAAAGATgctttttggttatttttgaTGATATGAATAAAAGATAGAAACTAGAACGCTCTCAAAAATCTGGAGTATCAATTGGGCAATATCATTGTTGTGTACAATCAATTCATCATTTAGTCGTGGAAGAACGGAATTAATAAATCAAACGGAATAAACATACTTTTATGCACTGACGAGTGATAACTAAATGTTGAAAAAGATACCCAAAACTCCTTACTACAACATCAATTGATTAAAGTTTTGTTTGGTAGCGGttttaaaaacacttttaagtttttaaaaccaaaaccattaacaaacaatgcaaaacgcaaaacacttttcaaatgtggactccaccaaaaaaaaaattgtcacatttatatcatatcaaaatactttttcaaaccaaagctaaaaaacacttttcaaaaccattatcaAACGTATTAGTTTCCCAAACCGTACCATTACAATGCCTTGGAAATGATGATCAGGAACAGTAGCTATGTTTTCcttcttgttattatttttttcccctttttcttctttttgagaaAAAGCAGATATAGCTTTCAAAATCCAGATGTCTTCCAGATGATGTGTTTGCTTATTCCCCAACCTTAGCCTAATTTGAGTGTTAGTACATGTTATATGCTTAAATCATGGAACAAAGTCCTTAATAGTCAGACGTTGTAGTTGCTGATTAGGTCTTCTTACTCTACAAGAAGTCTACAACCACTCATGTTTGAATGGTGGCGATTAATCTCTTTAATTTGTCATGAAATGGTTCATTTTCTTTCCTGATTAGCATCATGCACCTCATATATATGATAGTTAATCCATCCATACTGATAGCATACAAGACAAAGAGAAAGAGTTGTGTTCAAGGACATGCTAGGAGAGTATAGAAGCTgaatcttttattaaaaattgacaGCTAACAAATGTACAAGAACATATCTGGGGAGGGATGGTTGTAACCATTCCAAAAACCCCCCATGCAGAAAAATCTCCACTTCTCTTTACAATTTAGCTTTAGCTGATTTAATATCAGCCCCAAAAATGGAAGGGTCTTCGATATGTACAAGAATCTTattattcaaaattgtgaaATATTATAATATCCCTGGAAACGCATTTCCAAAGTCCACTCCAAATTCTTTGTATTTAAACCACTGTGAAAGAATTAAGATAACCCATCTGTTATTAAGTAGAAAACTAGAACTGGGTGCAAACATGAAGAAAGACATCATGTGCTTCTCCATGGTTCATCTAACAATTGCAGACACTCATATGGGTTGGCATAGAAATAATCTTCTTCCTTTGGTCTATCTGCTATTATAATTCGTTTCTTTGGGCTTCCCATCCGAGTGGCATGAGCTTCCTTCACAACAGAAGAGAAGTCATCCCAGCTGAATGACCCATTATTGTATTGATCTATTAAGCCAACCAGATGCTTTTTGTCCAACTGAATAGTCTTTTTGAATCCTAAAAACctgaaaatgataaataattcagaaaaaaataatatgatataATGGGAAAAAAAGACTCAATCCCATCAATCCAATTACTTTTTTGAGAAATAGGAGACATCTAAGTCATACAAGTAAAGAGATCTATTCAttgataagaaaaagaaaaaacgtgaATGGTGATTGGATTGATGATAAAACAGAATCCGGGGTCTCAAAAAGTGATTCGATTTCATAGACATGAAACTTGATTTGTGTGTGCAAAGAATGCTCAGCTCTGAACTAAAAACAGGTCGTTAAGAATATATGCTGGggacaaaaatataaaacacataTAATAGCTACACAATTGGCAGTAAAATATTACCTGCGATGGCCTTCAACGACCTTAGCCATGTTCCCATCATATGTAGGAACAAAAATATCACTCTCCAGGGAAACAAGATAATCCAGTGCTGCCATTTGGGATGAGTGGTTCTTGATAAAGCTCAAGTCCGAGGGATCCAGTAGAGTATCTTTTCTGACCTGTGGAGTAAAGTTCAAAACAAATTGCTATGGCATCtcgaagtaaaaaaaatattgaaggtTGCTTCTGCTAGCTGCTTCATATACTGACCAAATTAGGAAAAGCTGCTGCCAAACTTGCCATCCTCTTTTCCCCACCATATATTTCTCCGGCAGCAATATAAATTTGAACGTTACGATCAATTCCAAGCGCACTCAATACTAATGCAGTTTCCTCGGGTGTCAAAGGGCACAAACCTTCTAGCCTTTTCATGGTGGAGTTTATAACTTTCTCCTTCCACCAAGGGTAGGCATATCTAATTATGTGTTGTTTGCCACAATtaataaatgtgaaattttGGACTGAATAAAGATTTGACaggaaaaaaatgataaaagaaaagaaaagagagtaaCCTCATTCTTGTGAGTTCTTCCACCTCATCACTGCTGCAGCCATGAGTACAGCCAGAGAAAGCCAACATGTCCATTTCATATCTGAGATGAAGGACCAGGAAAGGTCCCTTCTCCCTCAAAATCCTGACAACTCTTCTACCCAATTCCTCTATCTGGGAAGTAAACCTCAAGCCATTGAAGTTTACTCGGCAGCGCAGTTTCTGAATCTCAAGAGGTAGTCTATTATTAGCCAGCCGAGCATCAGTTCTGTTTAAATGTACAACTTTGTGCTTTTTCACCAGAGGAAGAATCTGTTAACAGAGATTTTTTAGAAGATTAGTTGAATTAGTGCAAGCAAAACGTTGATGGCAGAATTAAGAATTCAGGAGCCAACCTGATTAAGGTAGTAGGACATGTTAGACCAACTAATGGGTGCCAATGAATATAATGTTCTCTGTTCAACTCTTCTCTTGAGCCTTGGTGGTAATGCCTTCAATATGCGAACTTCGTCTTTCAACGACGCGATAAAATGATCAACATCAAATATGTCATGGAAGTCACTGCAACATCAAATATGTCATGAAAAATATTCTAGACATTCATGAAGACAAAATTTGTGCATGTCTCGAATGAAATCTACCTTGGATCAGCCCAAAAAGAGGCTTTGTCCAGCTCTGGAACAATAAGTGTGACATTCAAGTATCTGGCAATTGTAACCATGTCGCATATCTGTAGAGAAGATCCAGAAGTGAGACACAAACAACAGCGGACAAACAAGAAACTGCATGCCTACCGGCCTATGAGATGCAGCTCAGAGAAAAGCAATTTAACACTAATACTGATAGCAATGAAAGTAGCAGACAACTCACTGCTGCTCGCATTTGGTTTAGTCCTCCATTGCAGGAAACCATTAGATAACCATTGTTCTTATATACCCCTGCAAACAATTAAGACTCATCAAATTCAGAACTGATAGATGAGATTAACAAATCCCAACATTTTCATCCGAAGGAAAAAAACGATTTACATAAAGCGGAATCAACTAGAAAATTGCCTCACAGAAATAAGTTATTTAATTGACGAAAGGGGGAAACTCCACACAACAATCATTAGAGAGAGAACTAAAACTGCAACTTTTATTCAGCAGTAGATCAAAACTTGTGTCCAATGGCAAATGAATGGATTTTTCTGGAAGTGataaaagtaaagaaagaaaCTGATGAGATTATACTGAAGAAGCCGAAAAAACTCACTTTTTGGTGGGGAAGAAGCAGCTTTGATTGGAGCAGCATAAGGAAATTCAAGGGGCAGAGGCAATTCAGAATGACTGAAACAAGAAGGCCAACCCTTTAACACTCTTGGCCCCCACGTCTCTCCCAGAGCCATTAGCTGAACAAAACAAGCACAAAGCAACATAATTGTTATCCCACGAATGACGAACAGCTTCATTCGAGGCCTCAAAACCATAAAACTCTTCGATTTTCCAACCTGAACTTCACTCAAAAACTTGAATCCCACTTCGCACTCCTCCCTATAACCGCACTTCTCATCATAACCCTCCACTTTACACATTGTTGTAACGCTAATGCTACTTCCCTCCACTTCAAACTTAATCAATAACTCCCACAAACTTGTTATACGAGTCAATGCTACAGCAACCTTAAATTCATTGAAAATTAACTTTCACAGTGGTGAGAACATGCACTCAAATTTCTGGTCTAATTAACTGTCTTAAATAAAGATTATTCTAAGCACACAGTAAATGTTATCTTCGCATCGCACGAGGTGCTCATAAATAACCAATGCTTCTTGAAAGTCTAGACCTTCCTCGATTTTTTAAAACTTCTGGCACTAAAATAACCAAACCCAACTCTTATATAACCATAAACTTAACCTTAAAAGCACCTAATTCTGTCACCATCCTATAGCACTGTTCCACCACACTGATTTTTAATATCTGAACCAAACCCAGAAAAGATTTTTAAACATAAAAGGAACACGTTTTTTGTGTCGACTAAAACTTCACTAAGAAACTAATTTCCGGCGCTTAACCTTATATAATCCCAAACACTTCCCGGCGATGATTTGTCGCCCAGATCCCGGGGATATTCACCGGAGAACTGGGTCGTAGGTTGTTGAGGGAAGAGAGATAAAGTCCTAAAGGTTTCAAACCTCCAGAACTGAAACCCAAAAGCCTGTAATTAAGGCGCTAAGCGTGTGTATCTATGAGAAGAATAGACGTAAAGGTTATAACCGTACCATATTTGGCaaagtaatttcttttttccacttttcttttttcacctttttttttcttcttttttctttaggcTTGGTGATTAATTCCTTTTATAGAAATGGGTAATAATTGCATTTATCAtatacaataataaataaattttggcaATCCTaggcagaatttttttttttttttttttttccccaatcaAAATATAAGGACTTTGTTAGATAAGGTCTACATTGTTTTCTCAAATATAAACTGATCCAAATGTTGATAATATTCTAATCTTTTTTTATCCAATTACTGAAACcttttgtcttctaattaatGTGAGAAGGTGAGAATTAGGTAGATGTAGATCATACATCTATTACcaagtaattttatttattacttatctTTTACCAGcatttgagaaaaaaacaattttagtacaaaatcatatttctttaataaataGTAATTACTACAGTTAACCCTTCAATGATTCATATGTTTGACAGCttgggaaaaataaataatattaattataagtatatatatattatattaataagaCAAACTTTCCACTaaatatatgtaaatttaatagattaattGAAGAAAGTTCATTCAATGCAATTGTCCTATTAACAACTCTACTGGACTGATACAAtaatgtcaaatttttttatttttatttttatttttgttttggttgcttTGTCCATATCTTAGATTCTTACATCGATCTCTAGTGCCCAATGAGTCTTCACCCATTTATAACAATTTCATGCTGCAATCAATGGCTTTTGATGGCTCCAATTGTCTTAATCCAACAGCCCATAAACAAAAGTAGGAGTGACTAAAAATGAGGGCCTTTCGAAGTGGGCACAGTGTAATTGCTGCATAAATGTGTAGAACTATAAATGCATGATTAAATAGGAGTTACACAGGGAGTACACTGGGACGGAATGGGAAAAGGTATTCCTAAACTAGTAGAGTTGTGCTACGTACTATATTTCTCCCATTTTTATCTTACTGAGTTGATAAGATAATATTCATAAATCTTTATATCagtcattattttaaaaaaaatcgataAACACCGTCATATATATCAACTCAATATGATGGTGCTGGAATGGAAATATAATACGTTTACAGCTCTTATACAACCTTAACAACTTTCTTAAgaaattaactattgaatatGTATAGCTCACACGTAGAAAAACAGATTCAatgattagtttaaaaaaaagttgtaaacgtatcatatctcgaTGGAATTGAGATGTAGTATGCAACATTGAGTTATAGTACGTTTACGATTTCTATACaactctaacattttttttttttttctttcaaactaactattagatctctttttttatatatgcaatgattgattttaaaaaaagttgttggagttgtacaagaattgtataaattttttaaaagtatcaTATCTCATGTAGAAACATACTTCATTTTTATCTTACGATTATCTTACAATGCTAACGTGATAGTCTCAACAACCCTTGAAtcagttatttaaaaaaaaaaaaaaaaaaaaaggtttggttTCATTCTTCAACACGTATATCTCTTGtccatctcttttttaaatcaaccattgaatctaTGAGATCTACATGTGAGTttcatgagtaattctataGGTATATTAAGTGTCTATTTagtgtccataaaaaatgagatggcttttTAAATCACCATTAGGCATTTAGgtgtgtgattgatcaaatggtaattttaaaaatcacatcatttttttatggacacttaatgtacatgtagaattagtTTGAGTTTCACAAATTCGATGATggatttgcacatctcttgtatGGAGATGAACAAGAGATGTGTaggagaatgaaaaaaaaaaaataaaaaaatccaaagattAGTTAGAAGTTAAAATtgccacattattattattattattatttttttttttatgaataagtagAAATTGatattaacaaaaagaatagtACTGTACAAACACCGACAAAACCAATTAAACCACAAACAAAACAGAGGAAACCTCTGTAAACTCATCTACCAACTAACAACCTGATTAAACCAAAACATTAACATCAATGTTCCAGTTCAAACACAAACTAATATTTTCCAGATTCTTCTTAAAATTTCTCTTCCCCGAAACTCTATACTGGACTTCCCAGATCATAAATTTCAATATCTGTTCTTCAGTTTTGATCTGTCCTCCATGCCGAATAGCATTACGAGCCTTCCAAATTTCATAAACGGTGGCACTTAGCATCAACCGACAAAGAACCCCTCTCATGGCCttcattataataataataataataataataatgacaaaGTATTgccacattattattataagataaaaatatagtatataatagTATTCATTCACAAACATATGTTTATCGAAATAGCCCatctaccttcttctttttttaaaaaagttaatataTGTAACTCTAAAGTATCTGGTTAAacccaaaaggaaaaattaaatttgaggCCAATTTTTCCTGATAGGTAGCTTAATCGATTGGgaatcacgcctcatgaagcggagatcactagttcgaatccctccaacccttcttgtgtggacatgtcaaaaaaaaaaaaaaattgaggccAATTTTTGAAGGGAAGAGACCTTTTGGGTTCTAACTCTACTCGTTTTATTTCTATAAATTTGTATGCTGTAGATTATAAGCTAATTTCTCATTTATATAAAACTTCATTAAACAAAATAtagatttaaaatta
Protein-coding regions in this window:
- the LOC133859531 gene encoding rhamnogalacturonan I rhamnosyltransferase 1 — encoded protein: MCKVEGYDEKCGYREECEVGFKFLSEVQVGKSKSFMVLRPRMKLFVIRGITIMLLCACFVQLMALGETWGPRVLKGWPSCFSHSELPLPLEFPYAAPIKAASSPPKRVYKNNGYLMVSCNGGLNQMRAAICDMVTIARYLNVTLIVPELDKASFWADPSDFHDIFDVDHFIASLKDEVRILKALPPRLKRRVEQRTLYSLAPISWSNMSYYLNQILPLVKKHKVVHLNRTDARLANNRLPLEIQKLRCRVNFNGLRFTSQIEELGRRVVRILREKGPFLVLHLRYEMDMLAFSGCTHGCSSDEVEELTRMRYAYPWWKEKVINSTMKRLEGLCPLTPEETALVLSALGIDRNVQIYIAAGEIYGGEKRMASLAAAFPNLVRKDTLLDPSDLSFIKNHSSQMAALDYLVSLESDIFVPTYDGNMAKVVEGHRRFLGFKKTIQLDKKHLVGLIDQYNNGSFSWDDFSSVVKEAHATRMGSPKKRIIIADRPKEEDYFYANPYECLQLLDEPWRST
- the LOC133859530 gene encoding transcription factor BIM2: MVKSAKSHDSDDDEFDDVVARHTSSSLNVRVDGNSREQRTTAHRSKHSETEQRRRSKINERFQILRDLIPQNDQKRDKASFLLEVIEYIQFLQEKLNMYEGQYHEWSKEPKKLIPWRNHHGPAENFTDHSQVIKNGFGIENNVSPPAVLTKAQSSPESELGTTAVFKASDQPTGSAVPAVPLNVQMKPNMFDPVDRGGMPTNSLQESVSDAENTPAQTQSQWWYARPYATEHTVPINTLHEQEELAVHSGSDSTSSAYSQEILNSLTRALQSSGVDLSKASISVQINVGKPANSGLIGIASDSKDHEKQSLNCQVIAHTSVGSCSHESDLAHKRLRTEES